The Aliiroseovarius pelagivivens genome contains a region encoding:
- the trpA gene encoding tryptophan synthase subunit alpha: MTRIDAKFAALKEKGQKAFVAYIMGGDPDVETSLEVMKGLPAAGVDVIELGIPFTDPMADGPTIQLAGQRALGAGVTLQKTLDMAAEFRKEDDTTPIVLMGYYNPIYNRGVDKFLVDAKAAGIDGLIVVDLPPEEDDELCIPAQKAGLNFIRLATPTTDDKRLPKVLQNTSGFVYYVSVTGVTGSAEAQTGDVGPEVARIKAATDIPVIVGFGVNTPEKAEAIASVADGTVVGSAIVSKIGAGESVDDILSFVKTLADGAHRG; the protein is encoded by the coding sequence ATGACTCGCATCGACGCCAAGTTTGCCGCGCTTAAGGAAAAGGGCCAGAAAGCCTTTGTTGCTTACATCATGGGCGGTGATCCCGATGTGGAAACCTCGCTTGAGGTCATGAAGGGACTGCCTGCGGCGGGTGTCGACGTGATCGAACTTGGCATTCCTTTCACCGATCCGATGGCGGATGGTCCAACCATTCAGCTGGCGGGACAGCGCGCGCTTGGTGCAGGTGTGACGCTGCAAAAGACGCTGGATATGGCGGCTGAGTTTCGCAAAGAAGATGACACCACACCAATCGTGCTGATGGGCTATTACAACCCTATCTACAATCGCGGCGTGGACAAATTTCTGGTCGATGCGAAGGCAGCTGGCATTGATGGCCTGATCGTCGTGGATCTGCCGCCGGAAGAGGATGACGAACTGTGCATCCCGGCGCAAAAAGCTGGGTTGAACTTCATTCGTCTTGCGACCCCGACTACTGACGATAAACGTCTGCCGAAGGTTCTGCAGAACACCTCGGGCTTTGTTTATTATGTATCGGTGACCGGCGTGACCGGTTCGGCCGAGGCGCAAACCGGAGACGTCGGACCGGAAGTGGCGCGTATCAAAGCCGCAACCGATATTCCGGTGATCGTTGGCTTCGGCGTAAACACACCCGAAAAGGCCGAGGCGATTGCTAGCGTGGCCGACGGCACCGTTGTTGGGTCAGCCATCGTGTCGAAGATCGGCGCAGGCGAGTCCGTCGACGATATCTTGTCGTTCGTCAAAACGCTGGCTGACGGCGCGCACCGAGGGTGA
- a CDS encoding VOC family protein: MQPIPYVFFKDQARAAMTRYGEVFGTAPEIMSFKDMPDEDRAQMPGVPDDAVMHAGLAIGDGWLFASDDPSGETPEMAGCNVCVSLAGDDETRRVFDALAEGGEVRMPLAPMFWTSLFGTLTDKFGVRWMIMADSDYQ; the protein is encoded by the coding sequence ATGCAACCTATTCCCTATGTTTTTTTCAAAGACCAAGCACGCGCTGCCATGACCCGCTATGGCGAGGTTTTCGGAACGGCGCCCGAGATCATGTCATTCAAGGACATGCCAGACGAAGATCGTGCCCAAATGCCCGGTGTTCCGGATGATGCGGTGATGCACGCCGGATTGGCCATCGGAGACGGCTGGCTGTTTGCCAGCGATGATCCCTCGGGCGAGACACCCGAGATGGCGGGCTGCAATGTCTGCGTGTCGCTTGCGGGTGACGACGAAACGCGTCGCGTGTTCGATGCCTTGGCAGAAGGTGGCGAGGTGCGTATGCCGCTTGCACCGATGTTCTGGACATCACTTTTTGGCACGCTGACCGACAAGTTCGGCGTGCGTTGGATGATTATGGCGGACAGCGATTACCAGTGA
- a CDS encoding DMT family transporter, with protein MLSFSMLVSLSFTFGHIVARDMAPAALSTVRFALAALLLMAVAKAMRVPLAPVFHRFWRFGLMGGLMAVYFITMFEALRVTSAVSTAAVFTLTPLMAAGFGYVIARQYASRWTLIALTIGAVGAVWVIFRADLNALLRFEIGFGEALFTLGAFAHAMVPALARKLAHDVKPVQTSLGTILGALIVTAIYGAPDLIATDYAALRPAVWLVIIYLAVAATAGSFFLLQYAAQRLPAGKVMAYTYLVPSWVVLWDLLLHGKTQPLMLLLGVFATLLALLMLLKAEAS; from the coding sequence ATGCTCAGCTTTTCAATGCTGGTATCGCTGTCCTTCACCTTTGGACATATCGTAGCGCGCGACATGGCCCCTGCGGCACTGAGCACCGTACGCTTTGCCTTGGCCGCGTTGCTGCTGATGGCTGTCGCAAAGGCGATGCGAGTGCCGCTTGCCCCAGTGTTCCACCGCTTCTGGCGTTTCGGCCTGATGGGCGGTCTGATGGCCGTCTATTTCATCACGATGTTCGAAGCTCTGCGCGTCACCTCTGCCGTGTCGACCGCCGCTGTCTTCACCCTGACACCTCTGATGGCTGCGGGGTTCGGCTATGTCATTGCCCGCCAGTACGCCAGTCGCTGGACCTTGATCGCCCTAACCATAGGCGCTGTGGGGGCAGTCTGGGTGATCTTCCGCGCTGATCTAAACGCGCTTCTGCGGTTCGAGATCGGCTTCGGCGAGGCCCTGTTCACACTGGGCGCTTTCGCCCATGCGATGGTGCCAGCCCTCGCCCGCAAGCTGGCCCACGATGTGAAACCCGTCCAGACATCGCTCGGGACCATCCTAGGCGCACTGATTGTCACGGCGATCTACGGCGCGCCGGACCTGATTGCGACGGATTATGCTGCCCTACGTCCGGCAGTCTGGCTGGTGATCATCTATCTGGCGGTTGCAGCCACAGCCGGGTCTTTTTTCCTGCTGCAATATGCAGCCCAGCGCCTGCCAGCGGGCAAGGTCATGGCTTATACCTACCTGGTGCCCAGCTGGGTGGTCCTATGGGATCTTCTGCTGCACGGAAAAACACAGCCGCTGATGCTGCTTTTGGGTGTCTTTGCTACCCTTCTGGCGCTTCTGATGCTGCTTAAGGCCGAAGCGTCCTGA
- a CDS encoding TetR family transcriptional regulator C-terminal domain-containing protein, whose protein sequence is MARAGTTARKTRNQMEKRQAIFEAALDVFSEKGLRGATLEQVAKAAGLSKQNVVYYFAGKDEIYAELLESLLQKWVQPLHDLTADGDPMDEILTYVSRKVQMSRNMPRESRLFATEILHGAPRLGEVLPTDLKTLVDEKAAIIQGWMDAGKLAPLDPHHLIFSIWAMTQHYADFDVQVRSVLGPDRSATRFEDAEAFIKDMLIRTLRP, encoded by the coding sequence ATGGCGCGGGCGGGAACAACAGCGCGTAAGACGCGCAATCAGATGGAAAAGCGGCAGGCGATCTTCGAAGCCGCACTGGATGTTTTCTCGGAAAAAGGCTTGCGTGGCGCGACGTTAGAGCAGGTGGCGAAGGCCGCCGGGTTGTCCAAGCAGAACGTGGTCTATTACTTCGCCGGCAAGGATGAGATCTATGCCGAGCTTCTGGAAAGCCTGCTTCAGAAATGGGTGCAGCCGTTGCATGATCTGACGGCGGATGGCGACCCGATGGACGAGATCCTGACCTATGTCTCGCGCAAGGTGCAGATGTCGCGCAATATGCCCCGCGAAAGCCGCTTGTTCGCGACGGAAATCCTGCATGGCGCCCCGCGCCTGGGAGAGGTTCTGCCCACCGATCTGAAAACTCTGGTCGACGAAAAAGCCGCCATCATTCAGGGCTGGATGGACGCGGGTAAGCTTGCGCCATTAGACCCGCATCACCTGATTTTTTCGATCTGGGCGATGACGCAGCACTATGCGGATTTCGACGTTCAGGTGCGCTCGGTTCTGGGACCGGATCGGTCAGCAACGCGGTTCGAGGATGCAGAAGCCTTCATCAAGGATATGTTGATCAGGACGCTTCGGCCTTAA
- the ychF gene encoding redox-regulated ATPase YchF: MGFKMGIVGLPNVGKSTLFNALTKTAAAQAANFPFCTIEPNTGEVNVPDARLDKLAAIASSKEIIPTRMTFVDIAGLVKGASKGEGLGNQFLANIRETDAIAHVLRCFDDGDVTHVDGRVNPVEDAEVIETELMLADLESIEKRRAGLVRKLKGNDKDAQQQDRLLAAAQEVLENGQPARTVDVDEEDKKAWNLLQLLTTKKILYVCNVDEGDAATGNAYSKAVEDMAAAQGAASVVISAKIEEEISQLEDDDMEMFLEELGLTEAGLDRLIRAGYELLHLETYFTVGPKEARAWTIREGTMAPQAAGVIHGDFERGFIRAETIAYDDYVELGGEGPAKEAGKMRAEGKSYMVKDGDVLHFLFNA, translated from the coding sequence ATGGGTTTCAAGATGGGTATCGTGGGTCTGCCGAATGTGGGCAAATCGACCCTGTTCAACGCACTGACCAAAACGGCTGCCGCACAGGCTGCCAACTTCCCTTTCTGCACCATCGAGCCCAATACGGGCGAAGTGAACGTGCCCGATGCGCGCCTTGATAAACTGGCTGCGATCGCATCGTCGAAAGAGATCATCCCCACCCGCATGACCTTTGTGGACATTGCAGGTCTGGTGAAAGGTGCCTCGAAGGGCGAAGGGCTGGGCAACCAGTTTCTGGCCAACATTCGCGAAACCGACGCGATTGCCCACGTTCTGCGCTGCTTTGATGATGGCGATGTGACCCACGTCGATGGGCGCGTGAACCCGGTCGAAGACGCCGAAGTGATCGAGACCGAGCTGATGCTGGCCGATCTAGAAAGCATCGAAAAACGCCGCGCGGGCCTGGTGCGCAAGCTCAAGGGCAACGACAAAGACGCCCAACAGCAGGATCGTCTTCTGGCCGCCGCACAGGAAGTGCTTGAAAACGGCCAACCCGCCCGCACGGTCGACGTGGATGAAGAAGACAAGAAAGCGTGGAATCTGCTGCAGCTTCTGACCACCAAGAAGATCCTCTATGTCTGCAACGTAGACGAAGGCGACGCGGCCACCGGCAATGCGTATTCGAAAGCAGTCGAAGACATGGCGGCGGCGCAGGGTGCTGCATCCGTCGTGATTTCCGCCAAGATCGAAGAAGAGATCAGCCAGCTGGAAGACGATGACATGGAAATGTTTCTGGAAGAGCTCGGCCTGACCGAAGCTGGTCTGGATCGCCTGATCCGTGCCGGTTACGAGCTTCTGCATCTGGAAACCTACTTCACCGTCGGCCCGAAAGAGGCCCGCGCCTGGACCATCCGCGAGGGCACCATGGCTCCGCAGGCAGCCGGCGTGATTCACGGCGATTTCGAGCGTGGTTTCATCCGGGCCGAGACCATCGCCTATGACGATTATGTCGAACTGGGCGGTGAAGGCCCCGCGAAAGAAGCGGGTAAGATGCGGGCCGAAGGCAAGAGCTATATGGTTAAAGATGGCGACGTGCTGCACTTCCTGTTTAACGCCTAA
- a CDS encoding NAD(P)/FAD-dependent oxidoreductase, whose protein sequence is MSQRSFRTQPEHSSYDVVIVGGAIMGSSVAWWLSQDTDFNGRVLVIERDPSFAQCSTAHTNSCIRQQFSEALNVKVSQFTLQFIKDLRANMGGDARIENIGVQDFGYLYLADNDARAEELKAAQAMQVALGAGTRILTRDELAEAYPFYDLDDIILGSHGAVDEGYWDGGALFDWFRRKAIEAGVEYLSGEVTGVQTEGGRATSVTLSDGTQIGCGHLVNAAGPRAAFLSKMAGLDVPIEPRKRFTWVFSAANPLDRPLPLTVDPSGIHFRQDGPETYMVGAAPHDDIAVAPDDFHMDHSIWETHVWPHIATRIPQFEALKIVTEWAGHYAYNTLDQNAILGPHPELENFHFINGFSGHGLQQAPAMGRGLAELIVHGSYRTMVLSPFGYERIVTGTPFGESAVI, encoded by the coding sequence GTGAGCCAACGGTCTTTCCGCACCCAACCCGAACACAGCAGCTATGACGTCGTGATTGTTGGGGGCGCGATCATGGGATCTTCGGTCGCGTGGTGGCTGTCGCAAGACACGGATTTCAACGGGCGTGTTCTGGTGATCGAGCGTGATCCCAGCTTTGCGCAATGTTCAACCGCCCATACAAATTCCTGTATTCGCCAGCAGTTTTCCGAAGCTTTGAACGTAAAAGTTTCACAATTCACACTTCAGTTCATCAAAGACCTGCGTGCCAACATGGGCGGCGATGCGCGGATCGAGAACATCGGCGTGCAAGATTTCGGATACCTTTATCTGGCAGACAATGACGCGCGGGCCGAGGAATTGAAGGCCGCCCAAGCCATGCAAGTGGCCCTAGGTGCTGGCACCCGCATACTGACCCGCGATGAACTGGCCGAGGCCTATCCGTTCTATGATCTGGACGACATCATTCTGGGCAGCCACGGGGCGGTCGATGAAGGTTATTGGGACGGTGGCGCACTGTTTGACTGGTTCCGCCGCAAGGCCATCGAGGCGGGTGTCGAATACCTGTCGGGCGAGGTCACGGGCGTTCAGACCGAGGGCGGACGCGCGACTTCCGTCACACTCTCCGACGGCACACAGATCGGATGCGGCCACCTGGTCAACGCCGCCGGGCCGCGCGCGGCGTTCCTGTCGAAAATGGCCGGGCTGGACGTCCCGATCGAACCGCGTAAACGCTTCACTTGGGTCTTCAGCGCGGCTAACCCGCTGGACCGCCCCCTACCCCTGACCGTCGACCCCAGCGGAATCCATTTTCGTCAGGACGGCCCCGAGACCTATATGGTCGGCGCAGCACCCCATGACGACATCGCTGTCGCGCCGGATGATTTCCACATGGATCACAGCATCTGGGAAACCCATGTCTGGCCGCATATCGCCACCCGCATCCCGCAGTTCGAGGCGCTGAAAATCGTCACCGAATGGGCGGGGCATTATGCCTATAACACGTTGGATCAGAACGCCATTCTTGGCCCGCACCCCGAGCTGGAAAACTTCCATTTTATCAACGGGTTCTCGGGTCACGGACTGCAACAGGCCCCCGCCATGGGACGCGGATTGGCCGAGCTTATCGTCCATGGCAGCTATCGCACCATGGTCTTGTCGCCGTTTGGATACGAGCGGATCGTCACTGGCACCCCCTTTGGCGAGAGCGCCGTAATCTGA
- the preA gene encoding NAD-dependent dihydropyrimidine dehydrogenase subunit PreA, producing the protein MADLTSNFLGISSPNPFWLASAPPTDKEYNVRRAFEAGWGGVVWKTLGEEGPPVVNVNGPRYGAIHGADRRLLGLNNIELITDRPLQVNLDEMTRVKKDYPDHALIASVMVPCEEAAWKEIIPRIAETGCDGFELNFGCPHGMAERGMGSAVGQVPEYIEMVTRWCKEATDLPVIVKLTPNITNILMPAQAAKDGGADAVSLINTINSITSVNLDAMSPEPMIDGKGTHGGYCGPAVKPIALNMVAEIARNPSTHGLPISGIGGVTTWRDAAEFMALGAGNVQVCTAAMTYGFKVVQEMISGLSQWMDEQGYNSIDEIVGRAVPNVTDWQYLNLNHVTKARINQDDCIKCGRCFAACEDTSHQAITMSEDRVFDVKDDECVACNLCVNVCPVEGCITMETIAPGAMDERTGKPVADEYANWTTHPNNPSSAAAE; encoded by the coding sequence ATGGCCGATCTGACATCAAACTTCCTAGGAATTTCATCTCCCAACCCGTTCTGGCTGGCCTCGGCCCCGCCGACGGACAAAGAATACAATGTCCGTCGTGCGTTCGAGGCTGGCTGGGGCGGCGTGGTCTGGAAAACCCTCGGAGAGGAAGGACCGCCCGTCGTCAACGTGAATGGTCCGCGCTATGGCGCGATCCACGGCGCCGATCGACGGTTGCTTGGCCTGAACAACATCGAACTGATTACCGACCGCCCGCTTCAGGTCAATCTGGACGAGATGACCCGCGTGAAGAAGGATTATCCTGATCACGCGCTGATCGCCTCGGTCATGGTGCCTTGCGAAGAAGCCGCGTGGAAAGAGATCATTCCACGCATCGCAGAAACCGGTTGTGACGGGTTTGAGCTGAACTTTGGTTGCCCGCATGGCATGGCCGAACGCGGTATGGGATCGGCTGTTGGCCAAGTTCCCGAATATATCGAGATGGTCACCCGGTGGTGTAAAGAAGCCACTGACCTGCCGGTGATCGTGAAACTGACGCCCAACATCACCAACATTCTGATGCCTGCTCAGGCGGCAAAAGATGGTGGCGCGGATGCGGTCAGCCTGATCAACACGATCAACTCGATCACGTCCGTTAATCTGGACGCCATGTCGCCCGAACCGATGATCGATGGCAAAGGCACGCATGGTGGCTATTGCGGCCCGGCGGTGAAACCCATCGCGTTGAACATGGTGGCCGAGATTGCACGCAATCCTAGCACGCATGGCCTGCCCATTTCAGGCATCGGCGGCGTAACCACATGGCGTGACGCAGCCGAGTTTATGGCGCTTGGCGCAGGTAACGTACAGGTCTGTACCGCGGCCATGACCTATGGCTTCAAAGTGGTGCAAGAGATGATCTCGGGCCTCAGCCAATGGATGGACGAACAGGGCTACAATTCGATTGATGAAATTGTAGGTCGCGCTGTTCCCAATGTGACGGACTGGCAGTATCTGAACCTGAACCACGTCACCAAGGCGCGGATCAATCAGGACGATTGCATCAAATGCGGTCGCTGCTTTGCCGCTTGCGAAGATACCTCGCATCAGGCAATCACCATGTCCGAAGACCGTGTCTTTGATGTGAAAGACGATGAATGCGTTGCTTGCAACCTGTGCGTCAATGTCTGCCCCGTCGAAGGCTGCATCACGATGGAAACCATCGCGCCCGGCGCCATGGATGAACGGACCGGAAAGCCTGTTGCGGATGAGTATGCGAACTGGACAACCCACCCCAACAACCCCAGCTCAGCCGCTGCGGAGTAA
- a CDS encoding NAD(P)-dependent oxidoreductase yields MAHINRENGVAAGRLDPTQVADNFTDLHPEYDGHEALVAADRCYFCHDAPCMTACPTSIDIPLFIRQIATGTPEAAAKTILNQNILGGMCARVCPTETLCEEVCVRETAEGKPVEIGRLQRFATDTLMASNTHPFTRADKTGKSVAVVGAGPAGLSCAHRLAMLGHDVVMFESRPKGGGLNEFGIAAYKSTNDFAQRELDWLLSIGGIEIRYGQSLGDGITLDALQSDFDAVFLGMGLSAVNALGMDGEDKGNVSDAVDFIAELRQASDLTSLPVGRRVVVIGGGMTAIDAGVQAKLLGAEEVTIVYRRGQEAMAASSFEQELAQQKGVTLICNATPVGVEGNGSLTGVTFAYTETQNGKLVTLDETFTLPADQLFKAIGQKLGNTPDALALDGGKIKVDDAQRTSATGVWAGGDCASGGDDLTVTAVAEGRDAAMDIHTSLMGAS; encoded by the coding sequence ATGGCACATATCAACAGGGAAAACGGCGTTGCAGCCGGGCGGTTAGACCCGACGCAAGTAGCCGACAACTTTACAGATCTTCACCCGGAATATGATGGGCACGAGGCATTGGTCGCAGCGGATCGCTGCTATTTCTGCCACGACGCACCATGCATGACCGCCTGCCCAACCTCGATCGACATTCCGTTGTTCATCCGGCAGATCGCCACCGGCACACCCGAGGCCGCGGCGAAGACCATTCTCAACCAGAACATCCTCGGCGGCATGTGCGCTCGTGTCTGCCCGACCGAGACCTTGTGCGAAGAGGTTTGCGTGCGGGAAACCGCAGAAGGCAAGCCGGTCGAGATCGGACGTCTACAGCGCTTTGCGACCGACACGCTGATGGCATCAAACACGCATCCTTTCACCCGCGCAGACAAAACCGGAAAATCGGTTGCCGTCGTTGGCGCTGGCCCCGCAGGCCTGTCCTGCGCCCACCGTCTGGCCATGCTGGGCCATGACGTCGTGATGTTTGAAAGCCGCCCCAAAGGTGGTGGCCTGAACGAGTTCGGCATCGCCGCCTACAAATCCACCAACGACTTCGCCCAGCGCGAGCTAGACTGGCTTCTCTCCATCGGCGGGATCGAGATCCGCTATGGCCAATCGCTTGGGGACGGGATCACGCTGGACGCGCTGCAAAGCGATTTTGATGCAGTGTTCCTTGGTATGGGATTGTCGGCCGTGAACGCATTGGGAATGGACGGCGAGGACAAGGGCAACGTCTCGGACGCCGTTGATTTCATCGCAGAACTGCGTCAGGCGTCTGATCTGACCTCCCTGCCCGTCGGTCGCCGCGTTGTCGTTATCGGTGGCGGTATGACCGCGATTGATGCGGGCGTGCAGGCCAAATTGCTGGGCGCGGAAGAGGTCACAATCGTGTATCGCCGCGGACAAGAGGCGATGGCCGCCTCGAGTTTCGAACAGGAGCTTGCGCAGCAGAAGGGCGTGACCCTGATCTGCAATGCGACCCCTGTGGGCGTTGAAGGCAACGGGTCGCTAACCGGCGTCACCTTTGCGTATACCGAAACCCAAAACGGCAAGCTGGTTACGCTGGACGAGACATTTACCTTGCCCGCCGATCAACTGTTTAAAGCCATCGGTCAGAAGCTGGGCAACACACCCGACGCGCTGGCCTTGGATGGCGGCAAGATCAAGGTCGACGACGCCCAGCGCACAAGCGCAACAGGTGTCTGGGCCGGGGGCGACTGTGCCTCGGGCGGAGATGACCTGACTGTTACCGCCGTTGCCGAAGGTCGCGATGCGGCCATGGACATCCACACCTCATTGATGGGAGCAAGCTAA
- a CDS encoding urea carboxylase-associated family protein, producing the protein MKPQIPSHAPPADADARKAVKPVICYPVDSLTAPALELYQRARATAQKVDEVLIPARDARTFSVPAGQFFRISSVEGSQVGDLNLWNADDLNERFYSGKTRALHGTHLSVSDRMWTSFPAMRPMATIIDDTLDWYGFDEFGGSVHDVIGTRCDPYTNNLLSGGQYHHCCHSNLTRALADHLGCTLDAAQPHVHDVLNVFMCTGFTRDTGQYFMKASPVRPGDYLEFFAEINLLGALSACPGGDCSDEHSSDSAACHPLLVEVFAPENGALGEWRSPHVNGYDQSHGR; encoded by the coding sequence ATGAAACCCCAGATCCCATCACATGCGCCGCCCGCAGATGCCGATGCCCGCAAAGCAGTGAAGCCCGTCATTTGCTATCCGGTGGACAGTCTGACCGCACCGGCTCTGGAGTTGTACCAGCGCGCCCGTGCGACGGCGCAGAAGGTCGATGAGGTTCTGATCCCGGCCCGTGACGCGCGCACGTTCAGCGTGCCTGCCGGACAGTTCTTCCGCATCTCTTCAGTTGAAGGGTCGCAGGTGGGGGACTTGAACTTGTGGAACGCAGATGACCTGAACGAGCGGTTCTATTCCGGCAAGACCCGTGCCTTGCATGGCACGCATTTGTCTGTCTCTGACCGGATGTGGACCAGCTTCCCCGCCATGCGCCCGATGGCGACGATCATCGACGACACGCTGGATTGGTATGGCTTCGATGAATTTGGCGGCTCGGTCCATGATGTGATCGGTACGCGCTGCGATCCGTACACGAACAACCTGCTGTCCGGCGGGCAGTATCATCATTGCTGCCATTCCAACCTGACCCGTGCGTTGGCCGACCATCTGGGGTGTACGCTGGACGCGGCACAGCCGCATGTGCATGACGTGCTGAACGTCTTCATGTGCACCGGGTTCACCCGCGACACAGGACAATACTTCATGAAAGCCAGCCCCGTCCGTCCCGGAGATTACCTTGAATTCTTTGCTGAAATTAACCTTCTGGGCGCACTTAGCGCTTGTCCCGGCGGCGATTGTTCAGACGAACACAGCTCGGACAGCGCGGCTTGCCACCCGCTGTTGGTCGAGGTGTTCGCACCAGAGAACGGCGCGCTGGGTGAATGGCGGTCCCCGCATGTGAACGGCTATGACCAAAGCCACGGACGCTAA
- the creD gene encoding cell envelope integrity protein CreD has translation MRSLGWRFIIVGVLCLVMFIPLMMVSDIVNSRRHYSEDTIRSVGQEWGGQQTISGPSVVIPVKARVTVTELHNVIDEATGLVMRDKETGENLQKLVEVERIESRQALYVYPDVFDVKITTETQMRHRGIFQVPVYQAQANIATEYPFDRVEAQLDENEFAVWDEASLRLTVSSNRALRGEARLTSGADEILMEPLGDAAGLTALLPGGKDQTKFDLVLGLNGAAELRVAPVGRISTVEMNSDWPDPSFGGAFLPDGSEISETGFQAKWTIPHLARSLPQISRQDYEQSARRDTSFGVSFYQPNDFYQKAWRAARYGILFVSLTFLTVLLMDMQSKKPVHPVQYLLIGLSQAVFTLLMLAYAEQVGFTVAYIGSAAALILLLLMFGRFALKLGSRTWVLGGMLVLLYAVLYLILYSTDYALLAGATLAFVAIGATMYATRNEEWYGEDGPGPGLFARRTAKKAVARSSPVATPNSEGPWRASPSDDTPKEDQ, from the coding sequence ATGCGATCCCTCGGCTGGCGGTTTATTATTGTGGGCGTTCTTTGCCTTGTGATGTTCATCCCTCTGATGATGGTGTCGGACATCGTGAATTCTCGACGTCACTATTCCGAAGATACGATCCGGTCAGTTGGTCAGGAATGGGGCGGACAGCAAACGATCTCGGGGCCAAGCGTGGTCATTCCGGTCAAGGCCCGCGTGACTGTGACCGAGCTTCACAATGTGATCGACGAGGCCACTGGCCTGGTCATGCGCGACAAGGAAACTGGCGAGAACCTACAAAAACTGGTCGAGGTTGAGCGGATCGAAAGCCGGCAAGCGCTTTATGTTTATCCGGATGTGTTCGACGTCAAAATCACGACCGAAACCCAGATGCGCCACCGCGGCATCTTCCAAGTGCCTGTCTATCAGGCGCAGGCCAACATCGCGACCGAGTACCCGTTTGACCGAGTTGAGGCTCAGCTGGACGAGAATGAATTTGCTGTCTGGGACGAAGCAAGCCTACGTCTGACCGTCAGCTCGAACCGCGCGTTGCGCGGCGAAGCACGTCTTACATCGGGTGCGGACGAAATCCTGATGGAGCCCTTGGGCGATGCCGCGGGTTTGACGGCGCTGTTGCCTGGCGGCAAAGACCAAACGAAGTTTGATTTGGTTCTGGGGCTGAACGGTGCTGCCGAGTTGCGCGTGGCCCCGGTGGGGCGGATCTCGACGGTTGAGATGAACAGCGACTGGCCGGATCCCAGCTTTGGTGGTGCATTTCTGCCCGACGGGTCCGAGATTTCCGAGACAGGGTTCCAAGCCAAATGGACAATCCCTCATTTGGCACGCAGCCTGCCGCAAATCTCGCGACAGGATTACGAGCAGAGCGCGCGGCGGGACACGTCTTTTGGTGTCAGCTTCTATCAGCCCAATGACTTCTATCAGAAAGCGTGGCGCGCGGCGCGCTATGGCATCCTGTTCGTGTCGCTGACCTTCCTGACGGTGCTTCTGATGGATATGCAAAGCAAGAAACCAGTGCATCCGGTCCAATACCTTCTGATCGGTCTGTCACAGGCCGTGTTTACGCTTCTGATGCTGGCCTATGCCGAGCAGGTGGGCTTTACCGTTGCCTACATCGGGTCGGCGGCGGCCTTGATCCTGTTGCTTTTGATGTTTGGGCGCTTCGCATTGAAGCTTGGAAGCCGGACGTGGGTTTTGGGGGGCATGTTGGTGCTGCTTTACGCAGTGCTCTATCTGATCCTCTATTCGACCGACTATGCACTTCTGGCGGGCGCCACGCTGGCCTTCGTGGCGATCGGGGCGACCATGTACGCCACGCGGAACGAAGAGTGGTACGGCGAAGATGGACCGGGGCCTGGATTGT
- a CDS encoding DUF2478 domain-containing protein, with the protein MKLAYVIAPGRGTTNLLLAGVAQALADKGVTLCGTVQLDTERAEEHHCDMDVLVLPDGPKIRISQYLGANARGCKLNPEALETAVGQTEERLRDGADLLIVNKFGKQEAEGRGFREAVGQALAQDIPAIIGLSEGSRDAFMAFVGEAEEITPEHDAVLNWALSATGRQ; encoded by the coding sequence ATGAAACTTGCTTATGTAATTGCGCCCGGTCGGGGTACGACGAACCTTCTGCTGGCGGGTGTAGCGCAGGCTTTGGCCGACAAAGGTGTGACCCTGTGCGGGACTGTCCAGCTGGACACCGAACGGGCCGAAGAACACCACTGCGACATGGATGTGTTGGTGCTGCCGGACGGGCCTAAAATTCGCATCAGCCAGTATCTTGGCGCCAATGCCCGTGGCTGCAAGCTGAACCCCGAGGCGCTGGAAACCGCCGTGGGCCAAACCGAGGAACGCCTACGCGATGGCGCGGATCTTCTGATCGTCAACAAGTTCGGCAAGCAAGAGGCCGAAGGGCGTGGTTTCCGCGAAGCGGTGGGGCAAGCGCTGGCACAAGACATCCCCGCCATCATCGGCCTAAGCGAAGGATCGCGCGATGCGTTCATGGCCTTCGTGGGCGAGGCGGAAGAAATCACGCCCGAACATGACGCCGTGTTGAATTGGGCGCTTTCGGCAACCGGACGCCAATGA